One segment of Alkaliphilus flagellatus DNA contains the following:
- a CDS encoding XdhC family protein gives MFKDIYQNLLNELLNGHETTLLTFMNPSDEKRGTIEQKLFLSRHNLEKELPSITKDLKDKILDSFKTGSPMLYNSQNKTILIEPYFPKPRLVILGGGHIAKPLAEFGHKVGFSVVVVDDRPSFANPNRFPEASEVICEDFEKVFDLLNLRESDFVVIVTRGHRHDGVCLRNALKYNSSYIGMIGSKRRVKTMMDELVSEGYCKEKLNNVNSPIGLDIGAVTPEEIAISIISQVISFRRSKGSILNNNLEKFNWPEFDSDVIKEISQQSEIPRALITIIASKGSVPRKAGAKMIAWMDGRVIGSIGGGCSEANIITLARDVILTKGYSIEHVDMTGIVAEEEGMVCGGTIDVLIEAF, from the coding sequence ATGTTCAAAGATATATATCAAAATTTATTAAACGAGTTACTCAATGGACATGAAACTACTCTATTAACTTTTATGAATCCTAGTGATGAAAAAAGAGGAACTATTGAACAAAAACTCTTTTTATCTAGACATAACTTAGAAAAAGAACTACCTAGTATTACAAAGGATCTTAAAGATAAAATACTGGATAGTTTTAAAACAGGAAGTCCTATGCTTTACAATAGTCAGAATAAAACTATTTTAATTGAACCTTATTTTCCAAAACCTAGATTAGTAATTTTAGGTGGAGGCCATATAGCTAAACCTTTAGCCGAATTTGGACATAAAGTAGGGTTTTCTGTTGTTGTAGTAGATGATAGACCTTCATTTGCTAATCCTAATCGCTTTCCTGAAGCTAGTGAAGTCATTTGTGAAGATTTCGAAAAAGTCTTTGATTTGTTAAATTTAAGAGAGTCAGATTTTGTAGTTATTGTAACTAGAGGCCATAGGCATGATGGAGTTTGTTTACGTAATGCCTTAAAGTATAATTCATCATATATAGGTATGATAGGCTCAAAACGCCGAGTAAAAACAATGATGGATGAATTAGTAAGCGAAGGTTATTGTAAAGAAAAGCTAAACAATGTTAATTCACCAATTGGATTAGATATAGGTGCAGTTACACCTGAAGAAATAGCAATTTCCATAATATCACAGGTTATTAGTTTTAGGAGATCTAAAGGTTCCATTTTAAATAATAATTTAGAAAAGTTTAATTGGCCAGAATTTGATAGTGATGTAATTAAAGAAATATCTCAACAGTCCGAAATTCCTAGGGCCCTTATTACAATAATTGCTTCTAAAGGTTCCGTGCCTAGAAAGGCTGGGGCTAAAATGATAGCTTGGATGGATGGCAGAGTTATAGGAAGTATTGGTGGAGGCTGTAGTGAAGCTAATATAATAACATTAGCTCGTGATGTTATATTAACAAAAGGCTATTCTATCGAGCATGTGGATATGACAGGGATTGTGGCAGAAGAAGAAGGCATGGTTTGTGGTGGTACAATAGATGTACTTATCGAAGCTTTTTAA
- a CDS encoding 2-hydroxyacyl-CoA dehydratase — MKVTFPHMGNQYVATKVLLEELGVDIVIPPQCSKDTLNIGVKHSPESICLPLKVNIGNYIESINMGADTIVLTGSCGPCRFGYYSILQRELLREIGYDIDVILLDPPQGDYKAFFDRIFKLTGTKNPYKIVKALKKAVRVLNQVDDLEDTTYYKRPREKVRGSVDRYYDQFHKDIRMVYGYEGVSRLMKETKEKILSVEEDPNREIIKIGVVGEIYTIIEPFVNLDIEKKLGSLGVEIDKSLKVSRWLNEHLFLNPLGLTSEKETTKAAEPYLKTMIGGHARETIGYSVRFAKEGFDGIIQVYPLTCMPEIVAQSILPTVEKDYNIPYLCLIVDEMTGEAGYMTRLEAFVDLLRRRKEISKSEKLLSGY, encoded by the coding sequence ATGAAGGTAACCTTTCCGCACATGGGTAATCAATATGTGGCTACAAAAGTATTATTAGAAGAATTAGGAGTTGATATAGTAATTCCGCCCCAGTGTAGCAAAGATACTCTAAATATTGGTGTAAAACATTCTCCAGAGTCTATTTGCCTTCCACTAAAGGTCAATATAGGTAATTATATAGAAAGCATAAACATGGGAGCAGATACTATAGTATTAACAGGAAGCTGTGGGCCTTGTCGTTTTGGATACTATTCAATATTACAAAGAGAACTATTGCGTGAAATTGGCTATGATATAGATGTTATATTACTTGATCCTCCTCAAGGTGATTATAAAGCATTCTTTGATAGAATTTTTAAATTAACAGGAACTAAAAATCCTTATAAAATTGTCAAAGCTTTAAAAAAAGCAGTGCGGGTATTGAATCAGGTGGATGATTTAGAGGATACAACCTACTATAAAAGACCTAGGGAAAAGGTTAGAGGTAGCGTAGATCGGTATTATGATCAATTTCATAAGGATATAAGGATGGTATATGGGTATGAAGGAGTTTCTCGGCTAATGAAGGAGACAAAGGAAAAAATACTATCTGTAGAGGAAGACCCAAATAGAGAAATTATTAAAATTGGTGTTGTAGGGGAAATTTACACTATTATAGAACCCTTTGTAAACTTAGATATTGAGAAAAAACTAGGAAGTTTAGGAGTAGAAATAGATAAATCATTAAAAGTAAGTCGCTGGCTAAATGAACATCTCTTCTTAAATCCTCTAGGATTAACTAGTGAAAAGGAAACCACGAAGGCGGCGGAGCCATATTTGAAAACTATGATAGGTGGACATGCTAGAGAAACTATAGGCTATAGTGTTAGATTTGCTAAGGAAGGTTTTGATGGAATTATACAAGTTTATCCTCTAACTTGTATGCCAGAAATAGTCGCACAAAGTATTCTTCCCACAGTTGAAAAGGATTATAATATCCCATACCTATGTCTTATTGTAGATGAAATGACAGGGGAAGCTGGATATATGACTAGATTAGAGGCATTTGTGGATCTTTTACGGAGAAGAAAGGAGATTAGTAAAAGTGAAAAATTGTTATCTGGGTATTGA
- a CDS encoding acyl-CoA dehydratase activase — protein MKNCYLGIDVGSVSTNIVLMDENKEIMGKVYTRTSGKPIDAVQRALKEIKSQVTEDINVKGVGTTGSGRHLASMIVGADVVKNEITAHGIAALNFVDGVRTILEIGGQDSKIILLRDGIISDFAMNTVCAAGTGSFLDRQAARMGIDIKDFGGLALQSTNPVRIAGRCAVFAETDMIHKQQLGHNQEDIIKGLSDAMVRNFLNNLAKGKEIVGPVVFQGGVAANVGIKKSFEEALGLEVLVPPHYDVMGSIGCCLLAQEHSAKGNKTSFQGFDIINSGYNVKGIECADCSNMCEVIEILRDGQIMARWGDKCGKWNDLIKSDIEKLA, from the coding sequence GTGAAAAATTGTTATCTGGGTATTGATGTAGGCTCCGTTAGTACTAATATTGTATTAATGGATGAAAATAAAGAGATTATGGGTAAAGTTTACACAAGAACTAGTGGAAAACCAATAGATGCTGTGCAAAGGGCTTTAAAGGAAATAAAATCCCAAGTAACAGAAGATATTAATGTAAAGGGTGTTGGAACAACAGGAAGTGGTAGACATTTAGCTTCTATGATAGTCGGAGCAGATGTTGTTAAAAATGAAATTACTGCCCATGGTATAGCTGCACTTAACTTTGTTGACGGCGTAAGAACTATATTGGAAATTGGTGGACAGGACTCAAAAATTATTTTACTTAGAGATGGAATAATTAGTGATTTTGCTATGAATACTGTATGTGCTGCGGGAACAGGATCCTTTTTAGATAGACAGGCAGCTCGTATGGGTATTGATATTAAAGATTTTGGAGGCTTAGCATTACAGTCAACAAATCCTGTTCGTATAGCAGGAAGATGTGCTGTTTTTGCTGAGACAGATATGATACATAAACAGCAATTAGGGCATAATCAGGAAGATATTATTAAGGGACTTTCCGATGCAATGGTAAGGAACTTTTTAAATAACTTAGCTAAAGGAAAAGAAATAGTAGGTCCTGTTGTATTCCAAGGTGGGGTAGCTGCCAATGTAGGAATTAAAAAATCCTTTGAAGAGGCTCTTGGCCTAGAAGTACTAGTACCACCTCATTATGATGTTATGGGTTCTATAGGGTGTTGTTTATTGGCTCAAGAACATTCTGCAAAAGGAAATAAAACGAGTTTTCAAGGCTTTGATATTATTAACTCTGGCTATAATGTAAAGGGCATAGAGTGCGCAGATTGTTCCAATATGTGTGAGGTTATTGAAATATTAAGAGATGGACAAATTATGGCACGTTGGGGGGACAAATGCGGAAAATGGAACGATTTAATCAAAAGTGATATAGAAAAATTAGCATAA
- a CDS encoding YdhW family putative oxidoreductase system protein, which produces MKEIDIKGLENDINQEINKEDILLEQNMVDENNNSIHEQEDKISLMGDLVRLKSSEGKLTNGEDFFEDPIALEVEEILPSIEELKAREEYGDIYTIKGASSIYLFSDKYITYNYAQMMVRVEEKDLINLIAETVRHESKTYPRPTDVRLFSYNPFNFTKEQFSDVLAQLKTKKEYEDIKETRASNAALYLYSDKFMVKVHAASLAEWIEVEHDQNP; this is translated from the coding sequence ATGAAAGAAATAGATATTAAGGGTTTAGAAAATGATATCAATCAGGAAATAAATAAAGAGGATATACTGCTAGAACAAAATATGGTAGATGAAAATAACAATAGCATACATGAACAAGAAGATAAAATTTCTTTAATGGGTGATTTAGTACGCTTAAAATCTTCTGAAGGTAAACTAACAAATGGAGAAGACTTTTTTGAAGATCCCATTGCTTTAGAGGTAGAAGAGATATTACCTAGTATTGAGGAGCTAAAGGCGAGAGAAGAGTATGGGGATATATATACTATAAAAGGAGCTAGTTCCATATATTTATTTTCGGATAAATATATTACCTATAATTATGCACAGATGATGGTAAGGGTGGAGGAAAAAGATTTAATTAATCTAATTGCAGAGACAGTTAGACACGAATCTAAAACCTATCCAAGACCCACTGATGTAAGACTATTTTCATATAATCCTTTTAACTTTACTAAAGAACAGTTTAGTGATGTTCTAGCTCAATTAAAGACAAAGAAAGAATATGAGGATATAAAAGAAACTAGAGCTTCAAATGCTGCTCTTTATCTATATTCGGATAAGTTTATGGTAAAAGTTCATGCAGCTTCTTTAGCAGAATGGATAGAGG